The sequence below is a genomic window from Thermoleophilaceae bacterium.
GTGGACTTCTTCAGGAAGCGGGGCGTCACGGACATCTCCGAGTTCCACGTGGTGCAGGAGGATGTGCGCTTCATGCTGCCCAAGCACATCCGCAAGGCGCTGGCCGGGCAGCCCGGCTAGAGCCTCGGCGTGAACTGGAAGGCGTGCAGGCGCAGGCCCGGGTCGTCCGCCTCCACGATGCCGTCCGGCATTTCGTAGAGCCCCGGCTCGAACGCGCCTGAGAGCACGGCCCACACCTCGCCGGCGCTGAAGCTCTTCACGCGCGCACCGGCACCGGCGTCGGCGGCCTCGATGTAGTCCTCGCCGTCCAGCCAGTCACGCACCAGCTCGAGCCGCTCGCGGTCGGCCGGGAGCGCGATGTCGGCCGTCTGCGGCTCCATCTTCACTCCCGGCTCGTCCTCCGGGCGCAGCGCCGGCAGCGGCTCGGGCAGGTCCAGGTGGGGGTCGATCTCCCGCAGAAGCTCCTGGATCGCGAGCTCCGTCTCCAGGTACTCGCCCTCGCCGTAGTGGACGAGGCGCAGCCAGCCGGAGCGGTCGAAGAGGTAACGCGCCGGCCAGCCCTTGTTGCCGTACAGCTGCCACACCTCGAAGTGCGGGTCGAGCGCGACCGCGTATGGCACGCCGAGGCGCTGCACGGCGCGTTCAACGTTCTCCCGCTCACGGCCGAACGAATACCCCGGCGTATGCACGCCGATCACGCGCAACCCGTGCTCGCCGTAGCGCTCGTGCCACGCCTTCAGGTACGGCTGGGTGCGCAGGGAGTTGATCCGGGCGTAGTCCCAGAACTCGATGAGGATCGCGTGGCGCCCCAGCTCGGTCTGCATGCGGAGCAGCGCGACGTTCAGCCAGTCGAGCCCCGGGGGGAACTCGGGCGCGGCGATTTCAGCGTCCGGCGGGGTTCTCACTCCGCTGCATCATTTCCAAAAAATTCCGCAACTTGCAGGCCCCTGGCTGTTTATAGTCCGACTGCCTCCCGGGCCGGGAGGCCGATTCGCAAACCTACTCAGGCCCCAGGAGACACGATGCGCAAACTCTTTGTTTTGTTTGCCGTAGGCGCGCTTGCGTGCGCGGTTGCGGCGACTGCGGCGTTCGCCGCACAGCAGGCCAACACCGTGAGTTACACGGTGAAGGCGAAGGCTAAGGGCAAGGCCAGCAAGAAGAAGCCTGCCCCGCTTTCCTATGAGGGCATCCTCAGCGTCGGTACGACGAACAACACGCAGCCGAACGTCGCGCCGACCACCACGCTGTACTTCCCGAAGGGGATCGTGCAGCACGCGAAGTACTTCCCGAGCTGCAACCCGAAGGCCCTTGATGGTCAGGCGAGCGTTCCCGCTTCGTGCAAGAAGGCAGTGATCGGCTCCGGCACCGCGCAGGCCTCGGGCGGCGCTCCCGGCCAGCCGATCAACCCGGCGACCACCGAGAGCCTGAAGGTCACGGCGTACAACGGCCTGAGGGCCAAGCAGATCCTGCTCGCGCTGAACGGCTCGAGCCCGCTGCAGATCTCGAACCGCGTCGTCGTGGGCACGATCGGCAAGGGCGGCGGCAAGTTCGCCTACACCGTCACGTTCGCCGTGCCTGCCGACCTTCAGTACCAGCTCGGCCTGCAGGTCGCGCTCACGCACTTCGACGTGAAGATCTCGCCGAAGACGCGTAAGGCGAAGGTGCACGGCAAGAAGACCAAGGTGAGCTATCTCGCCGCCACGAAGTGCGGCACGCTGCCGACCAAGACCACGGCCAACTTCGACCAGGACGGCGCGCCGGGCGGCCCGGGCACCGGCCCCACCACGCCGGTCACGGTCACCGGCACCATGAAGTGCTAACGCATCACGTCTACTGAGAAGTGAGAACGAGGCGGCCTCCGGGCCGCCTCTTCTCGTTTCTAGGACGCCAGCGCGATGAGCAGGTGCGGTGACACGTACACCTCCACCAGCGCGGTCACCACGAGCACCGGCGCTGAGATGGCGAGCGTGACGAATGTGGCCGCGAGGAGCTTGTGCCATTCACCTTTGCGGCTCGCCATGAGCCACGCCGCGAGCGGCAGGAAGAGCGCGACGAGTTCGGGCAGTGCATGCGGGAGCAGCGCGACGAGAAGCAGTGGGCGTGACATCCCCATCTCCGCCGCCACGGTGGACACGCCGCCGCCGAGCACGTACGCCTGCGTGACGAGCGAGAAGGTGGTTGCGCAGACCACGAAGCCGATCGCGAGCGGCCCGGCCTTCTCGTGAATCAGCCGCGAGAGGCCGCTGCGCTGCGCCGCGCTCTGCGGCAGCGAGCTGCCGGCGATGAAGCCCGCCACGCAGGCCATCACATGCAGGGCCAGCACGAGCGAGTTGTGGTACAGCACGCTCGCGGCATCGCTCAGGTGCGCGCGGTAGTGAATGCCCGGGAGAAAGATGGGCGTGGAGTCGGGCGTGGACAGCGTGGCCACGAGCAGGACGGCGGCGAGCAGCGCGCACGACACGGCGAGGCTGAGCAGCGTCCAGCTCCCCAGCACCCCCCAGGGCGCGCGGTTCCAGTCATGGAGGGTCGCCCGGGTGTCCTTCATCCCCTGGACGAGCACGAGGTCGTTGACGCTCACCCCCAGTCAATCGGCAGGCACAGCGCGGACATTGAGGGCTGGGATACTGGGCGGCGGTGACCCTCCCGCCCGGACCCAAGCTTCCCGGCCTCGCGCAGACAGTGGGCATGCTCAGCCGCCCGCACGGTTTTCTCGAGCGCTGCCGCCGCCGCTACGGCGACGTGTTCACGGTGAACATCGCCCCGTACGGGCGCATGGTGTTCCTGGCCGATCCGGCGCTCATCCGGCAGGTGTTCACCGGTCCCACGCACCTCTTCCACGTCGGAGGCGTGCGAGGGCGGGTGCTCAGCCCGCTTCTCGGCGAGCACTCGCTCCTGCTGCTCGACGAGGACGAGCACATGCGCGAGCGCAAGCTCATGCTGCCCGCCTTCCACGGCGAGGCACTGCGGCGTTACCCCGAGCTGATCGAGGAGATAGCCGAGGAGCAGGTGCGCGGGTGGCCCGTTGGCGAGCCGATGTCGCTGCGCCCGCGCATGCAGGCGATCACGCTCGAGGTGATCCTGCGGCTCGTGATCGGGGTGCGCGACCCCGACGCGCTGGGGCGGCTGCGCGATCTTCTCGGGCGCCTGCTCGACCAGCCCACCACCCTGCTGTTCCTCGCCACCGCGGCGAACCGCGACCTCTCGTGGTTTCCACCCTGGCGCCGCTTTCTCGAGATCCGCGCGCGGGCCGACGAGCTGATCCACATGGAGATCGCGCGGCGGCGCGCCGATCCCTCGGGCGAGGACATCCTCTCGCTGCTCGTGCAGGCGTCCGGCCAAAGCCTCACCGACGCCGAGCTCCGCGACGAGCTGATGACGCTCCTCATCGCGGGTCACGAGACCACCGCCACCGCGCTCGCGTGGGCGTTCGAGCGCCTCACGCGTCACCCGGCCGTGCTGGCTCGGC
It includes:
- a CDS encoding stage II sporulation protein M, producing MSVNDLVLVQGMKDTRATLHDWNRAPWGVLGSWTLLSLAVSCALLAAVLLVATLSTPDSTPIFLPGIHYRAHLSDAASVLYHNSLVLALHVMACVAGFIAGSSLPQSAAQRSGLSRLIHEKAGPLAIGFVVCATTFSLVTQAYVLGGGVSTVAAEMGMSRPLLLVALLPHALPELVALFLPLAAWLMASRKGEWHKLLAATFVTLAISAPVLVVTALVEVYVSPHLLIALAS
- a CDS encoding cytochrome P450; its protein translation is MTLPPGPKLPGLAQTVGMLSRPHGFLERCRRRYGDVFTVNIAPYGRMVFLADPALIRQVFTGPTHLFHVGGVRGRVLSPLLGEHSLLLLDEDEHMRERKLMLPAFHGEALRRYPELIEEIAEEQVRGWPVGEPMSLRPRMQAITLEVILRLVIGVRDPDALGRLRDLLGRLLDQPTTLLFLATAANRDLSWFPPWRRFLEIRARADELIHMEIARRRADPSGEDILSLLVQASGQSLTDAELRDELMTLLIAGHETTATALAWAFERLTRHPAVLARLREGDPSFLDAVIKETLRVRPVVMEVGRDITEHAQIGEWDLPAGTRVMSSIALVQKAEQHWPDPLAFRPERFLDTQPAPYTWIPFGGGPRRCIGASFATTEMASIIPVVLRHFDLVPDRPEPERSQTRNVTQVPARGARVVLSARASEREPHGVLSAV